The following are encoded in a window of Poecile atricapillus isolate bPoeAtr1 chromosome 3, bPoeAtr1.hap1, whole genome shotgun sequence genomic DNA:
- the CD164 gene encoding sialomucin core protein 24: MSRTLRTLTFPLVVVSVACCLCGLAAIAEASGDYDICGNISDCNSCINKTNLGCVWLKCEDKKSMCLNETAKPKSEECKTETQCSSATVSPPTNVTTTSSNVTVTPTNATTASSNATTASSNATTASSATTAPTPIANVTNATTHAPQPKPTVTSATTTPTPTGSDTTVAPVPVPRKSTFDAASFIGGIVLVLGLQAVIFFLYKFCRSKDRNYHTL; the protein is encoded by the exons ATGAGTCGGACCCTTAGGACACTTACGTTCCCCCTCGTCGTCGTTTCCGTGGCGTGCTGCCTTTGCGGGCTGGCCGCGATCGCAGAGGCGAGCGGCGACTACG aCATCTGTGGAAACATTTCTGACTGCAATTCCTGTATTAATAAGACAAATTTAGGCTGCGTGTGGCTCAAATGTGAAG ATAAAAAAAGCATGTGTCTCAATGAAACAGCAAAACCTAAGTCTGAAGAATGTAAAACTGAAACACAGTGTTCGT ctgccACAGTTTCTCCTCCTACCAATGTTACTACGACATCTTCCAATGTCACTGTAACACCCACCAATGCCACCACTGCCTCTTCCAATGCCACCACAGCCTCTTCCAATGCTACCACAGCCAGTTCTGCCACCACAGCTCCTACTCCTATAG CCAACGTCACCAATGCAACTACTCATGCTCCTCAGCCTAAACCTACCGTTACTTCAGCTACCACGACACCCACTCCTACAG GTTCAGATACTACTGTGGCTCCTGTACCTGTTCCACGCAAATCTACATTTGATGCTGCAAGTTTCATAGGTGGAATTGTCCTTGTTCTGGGTCTGCAGgctgttattttctttctgtacaaATTCTGCAGATCTAAAGACCGAAATTACCACACGCTTTAG